The DNA region ATCCTCGAAGTCGTTGAAAAAGGTGGAAAACTGTTCACGCACCTTTTGTTGGAACGCCGAGTTCTCGTAACGCTCGTCGCCAAACCCTTGTCGCAGCTCGCTGCCTTGATTTGTGAGGAAAAGTGTCAGGTCGGGCTTGAGAAGTCCCACGTCTGATTGCAAGCACCAACGCAAATCCATCCCCGGAACTCCCTTGGCCGCCGAGTACGCGACACCAGAATAAACGTAGCGGTCAAGAACCACGTTGCGGCCTTCAAGCAGCAGCGCCTTTATCTCTTCGGCAACCTCCCATCTGTTGGCTGAAAACAGGAGGTGGATGGCTTGATCTGGTAGAAGGAATGATGGGTCTGTCAGGTACTGGTTAATCAAACCCCCAATTTTAGTAGATCTATCTGGGAACTTGATCAATTGAGAGTCAGGACCGAGGCGCTCAGTGAGCTTACCCGCCTGCGTACTTTTCCCCGTCCGGTCAAGGCCCTCGATCAGAATCAGTTTTCCACGGCCCATGACGATGCTGCGATGGGAAGCGGTAAGAGATGTATTTTTTCGACCGTGTATAAGTGTCTAAGAGAGACTAGTGCACTGCTAGAGCCTGAAAAGAACGCTAACAAGTGCACCAATTGAGGCGCAAATGCCGGCCTGGAAAGAGTGGAGTAAAGTCTCATCAAGCTGTCCCTTTCCCTCCTGCGGTCCGAGGTTCGCTCCCAAAAAGCCATGTCAGAGGTTGAACAAAGATGAAGCTTTTCCCGAATCAGCTCATGAGTTCTCCTACCCATACTTAGCCATAGCCCCATACAACTGTGTTTCCCTCCCCTCTACAAAATCTGCGGTTGTATCGCTAGCTTCGGCTGCGCTCACTGCTGTTTGCGGCGAGCGCTAAAAACTAGTTTCTCAAGGCAGCTTAAGGTGTGGGAGCAAACGCAGACGTCACAGGCCAGGCTCAAGGTTATAGCGCTGGTGACTAACTCCACGAACTCTTCAGCATGCTCGAGTTTCTTATCTTTGTATAGCCAGATATAATGCCCATAGTCTTTACCTCTTCCAACAATTCCTCCCGGTGGCCAAGTTGGTTTAAGGCGCAAGACTGTAATGTGTTACGAAGAAATCTTGATATCGGGCGTTCGAATCGCCCCCGGGAGAAttttttgcaaaacttTTTTACACCATCCGAATTCTTTCGGAAGCATTAGCCGCAGACGCGTGAGATGGGCATTTTCCGGCGGTCTAGCTTCTATGCTACACAAGTCATTATCTTTTTATATATTTCGTCTCTATAATATGCAATACTGTATCTGTTTTGGAATGCACCTCCTAGCGGTCCATGTTCATGTCCATGTCCATGTCCATATCCACATCCTGCGACTCCGGCGTTTCGACCAGCGTCTTGCCGTCACTAGTCCCGTTGTCGCTGTCGTCGAATTCTTCCAGATCCTTGTCGTAAAGGCAGTAATTGACTGCGGTGATATTGTCTAGGCTCAACCTGCTGTTGTAACTGCCGTTTATGAGAGCCGACCCGTAGCCCTCCAATATGTAGTCTTCAATTTCCACGTACGGCGACGACGTCGCAGAGTCGCTGGAGTTTTGGCGCGCACTCATGGCTATCGCACACACAGCATCGTCTATCAGCGGTGGCGCTTCTCTTGTGTTTTCCGCGGGGGCAGCTCTCCCCGGGAAACTTCCCATCGATGCCTTTAGCCGCTTCCTGGTCGGCTGTTGCGGCCCGTCGCTGCCATGTTGTAAGTCCCTTTTCAGAGTATTTCCCAAATCGCCGTTGAATCCTGTGCCAAACTGCGGTACCATTTCCCTGCGCTGCTATCGACCTTCAAGACAGCTCTCTGTCCGATAATGATCACCAGTTGTTGTAGTCGCTTTTAAGAAATGTaatggaagaaaaaggttCTACGTCAATAGTGACCAAACCATAATGCGTTTTTCCAAACCTAAAAGCGCAGACAAGCTGATTTACCGCTAAGATACATAACGACTACTGGTGAATAGATTCGGACCGCAGCAGGATACGCGTGAtacaagcttcaaaaggtaCCACCATGGACCGTCTCAACTCCCTAGAAAAAAGTCTCCCACCAGAACGGCCCGCCACCGATCAGGCCATCGACAAGCTGAACCAGCAGGTTACTCAGGAGTTCAAAATAGCCGCCAACGCCGTGACGAGTCTCTACCGGCTTTCGTCGGAGCGCAGCTCTCTCAGCAGGCACGCAGGGTATGCCGAGTGTCTGGACGACGTCCTACAGCAGCTCGAGAGCGGCCGCACCGCGGAAGAGTTGCGGCAGTGGTGCGAGAATCGGAAACACGAGATTCGCGGCTCCGCGGCGGCGAAAACAGACTCGAGTGCTCCCACAGTAGTAGCAAGGACTCCCGCGGCGCCTGGCACGCCAGCTAGTGGCGTTGCCGCGCCGCTAGGCTCTTTCGCTTCCCGCGACAGGCGCGCGAAGCCGAACCGGGCGAGCGTCGCGCAAGCAGACCCCGAGCGCAAGATTAAAAAGCCCAGAAACTGGAGTAACCGGTCTGAACCCTAGCCCGGCTGACGCGGCCGCTCTATTCCCCGCGGCAAGATTGTGAATTTTCCTCTAGCCACGCTGTAGCGCCCCACAATAGGGTCTACACTTGGCTGCACTACTGCAGCAGAACTCTGCCCAAAAGCTAGAGAAAAGCACGAACTACACACAAGCTACTCAAGCCAGAATCATGTACAGAAGCCGAAGACAGAAGCCGAAGACATAAGCCAACGACAGAAGCCAACGACAGAAATGCTTCTACCGCCCCGAGCCTTGGCCCCGAAACTCCAGAACAACCGATAAACGCGCAGGGCTACCAGACCTCTGGGCGCCCCATGCTCTCTATGCTCCGGTTTCCTTCTGCCTCTCTCGCGCCGGCCCTCGCCAGAGCCTCCGTGGGCGCAGCCGGACTTACCGTAGCTGCGTCTTATAGACACCGTGCGCACGTACTACGAAGCGGCATCGGGCATCATAGACGTAGGGCACGCGTGCGTGTTACGTCATAACCAACCTTTACCACGTGACCTAGCACTCGAGGCTCGCGATGCCCTCCTATTGCACGCATTATACCGGTCCATTAACTAATCATTGCGTTCCCGCTGGGCTCCTTGTGTGTGTCCACAGCGGCCCCTGCGGCATCCCCGCCGCGGGAGCTCTGCGTGCGTATCCCTCTCTGACCGCTCTTCTATTGCGTGTCCCCGCCGTAACGGGTTAAATGCAAACAATTACATGTTCTTGCAGCTAATTCTTGCGTATGGAAAAAAGTTTCCCGAGGTTTTCTAGCGGGAGACAGCTACGGAGAAGGCATTTATAGCAAACAAGGAAACTTCCAAGCAAGGCTTTCGCCAGGGTCGACCCGACAATTTTTCGGCGTGGTAGATATAAATCTTCAGGAGAAAAAGACAGCTCTCTCTAGACTAGAACCTTtggaaattgaaaaattcgagAGTTTTGCAAGCGCAAAGGTTTCACAAGAAGTTAGAGAAACGATTGGCACAGGCTAATTAGCGCATATCCCTTTCGAACGACTCACTACGCAACAAGATGGCCCTTTTGAGCGTTGCTAACCGCACCGTGACCCTACTGTTTTTGGCAGGTAACACCCTGCTGCTGATTTTGATTATCCTTTCCGGAGCCACGACCAGCTTCCCCGTCAAACGCTTCTACTGGCTGCAGGCAGACACCAGTGGACTGGGCTCTGCGCCTTCGGTGTCCAGATGGACTTTCTGGGGTCTGTGCGACTACACCAACGGCAACCTGAGCTGCAACGACCTGTCCCCTGCATACCCAATCTCGCCCAAGGACAACTTCGGCACCACGACCAACATCCCTTCGGACTTCATCAGCGACAGAAACACCTACTACTACTTGACCagattttctttctgtttcttctggGTTGCGCTCGCTTTTATCGGCGTGGCTTTCCTGCTGTACGTGATTTCATGGTGCTCCTACTCGTTCACCAAGGTGGTGTTCATCCTCTCCACCGTTGGCGCGCTCTTCGACATCGCTGCGGTCTGCTTGCAGACTGCTGCCTCCGTGATGGCCAGAAACGCCTTCAAGGACGGTGACAGAGACGCCAAAATCAGCGCCACGCTGTTTGGTATTGCCTGGGCCAGTGTCGCGTGCTCCCTGTACATTTTCTTCGGTACCGGTGCCGCTTTCATCCGCAGAGCCTACCAGTCTCACAAGGAGTACGTTGAGATGCAGAAGTACAAGGAGCAGGCTTTGATGTACCAAGGCAAGCAGCAGGCTACCTCCGAGATCCCAGACGCCGAGTCCTACGGTATTAACGAGGACTTGGAGCACAACCGCGCCACTGTTGCTCCAGAGACTCAGCCAGAGGCCCACCACAGCGgcatcaagttcttcaagattaGAAGAACCCAGAAGGCTGGAGACCAAGAGTCATTGTAATCTGCCCAGTGACGGTCTACTGTTATTTCGCCTCACTGGCCGCCCTcatatttcaaaagctaAGCCCATCGGGCCCACCGCccccttttttttttttaccCCCGTCTATTAACATTCTAGTTCTTAAGGGCAACGGCCCTCAAGGTATCAATTGTATTATCTGAGCACTATCCTCAATCCGTCTCTCCTGGTACTGTTTAGCTGGTGGACCCCACTGCTCTCTAATTTTTCAGTGTCGCAGCTTTACAATAGCGAGGAGCGTCGAAACAAAAGCCCTAAAAAAATAATAGTGGAGAGTGGACAGTATGAAACCACTTTTATCATGGCTTGAATTCCATTCACCTCCCTGGATACCAATTCACTCCCTTGCAATGAAGAAATATAACTCATCTATCTGTGCTCCTTTACCTCGGCTTAAGTGGCGTTGTTATTGGCGTAGTCTAGTAGGTGAGCAACTATTTCGAAGAATTCTATAATTAATTAATACCATATCATTAGCACTAAGTCTCTCCTTCGTGGTCTAACCTTAGCCACGCTTGCCCTGTGATGGGCTTGACTTGAACggattttgttgttttAGCCCTAAACTTTCAAACATAAGCCCTAACAGTTTCTTATAACCATACTAACCTGGGGAAGCATTTGTAAGAAAGTTGTGCCAGCGTTCCAAAAACCTGCGGCGGCGTCCACTTGCACCGAGTTTGCACGATGAACAACAATAAAAGGTCCTATGTGTCCACTGTTCCGAAGGCGAATCCTCTCAGGGTTGGTTTTATTGGACTCTCAGCCTACAAAGGATGGGCCATAAAGTCGCATTATCCGGCAATCTTGCAGTTGCCGTCACAATTCCAAGTAACAGCATTGCTCAACTTAGATATAGAAACGTCTCTGGCCACAataaaaaaactgaagCTTACCAAGGCCACAGCGTTCAGTGACGTATCTTCGTTCGCGTCCTATGATAACGTTGATATGGTGGTGATATCTGTGAACGTCCCAGAGCTCTTCACCATTGTCAtggagcttcttgaaaactcCAAAGCCAATCCAAACCTCAAGTACATATACAGCGAGTGGAGCTTGGGGAAGAATCTCAAGGAAGCCGAAGCCATCCACAAAGCTGCAAAAGAGCGTGGGGTCCAGACCATCATTTCGTTGCAGGGGCGCAAGTCTCCTTACGTCGTTAGAGCAAAAGAGCTGGTAAGCGAGGGTTGCATCGGTGATATCAACAGCATCGAAATCGCTGCAAATGGTGGGTGGTACGGCTACGAGCGCCCAATCAAGTCTCCCAAATATCTTTACGATGCCGCAAGCGGCGTGAGCCTGCTATCTATTGCTTTCGGCCACACAATAGACATTCTGCAATACATCACCGCTTCCTACTTCTCCGAAATTAATGCTATGATATTTAACAATATACCGTACCAGGTCCTTCTCGATGAACATGGTAAGAAAACAGgcgaaaaagctgaaaagaCCGCTCCGGATCATCTTCTATTTCAGGGTTCCCTCAGCCATGGCAACGTGCCCGTGTCCTGTAGCTTCAAAGGAGGTACCCCagtgaagaagttcagcaAGAATCTAGTGATTGACATCCACGGAACCAAAGGCGACCTCAAGCTCGAGGGCGATGCTGGGTTTGCTGAGATGTCTAATTTGGTTTTGTATTTCTGTGGCCTGAAAAAGGAAGGATCAATGAACGTCTCAACTGGTTCGTCGGGCGCGGAGACTATGGAGGTATACCATCTCCGGAACTACAACTCAGTCGTGGGGAACATTCTACGCATTTATGAGGCTATTGCTGATTTCCATTTTAGAACCAATCCGCGCACGAAGCTACCACCTAAGCTGGAAAGACAAggctt from Lachancea thermotolerans CBS 6340 chromosome C complete sequence includes:
- the GAL80 gene encoding transcription regulator GAL80 (similar to uniprot|P04387 Saccharomyces cerevisiae YML051W GAL80 Transcriptional regulator involved in the repression of GAL genes in the absence of galactose inhibits transcriptional activation by Gal4p inhibition relieved by Gal3p or Gal1p binding), which gives rise to MNNNKRSYVSTVPKANPLRVGFIGLSAYKGWAIKSHYPAILQLPSQFQVTALLNLDIETSLATIKKLKLTKATAFSDVSSFASYDNVDMVVISVNVPELFTIVMELLENSKANPNLKYIYSEWSLGKNLKEAEAIHKAAKERGVQTIISLQGRKSPYVVRAKELVSEGCIGDINSIEIAANGGWYGYERPIKSPKYLYDAASGVSLLSIAFGHTIDILQYITASYFSEINAMIFNNIPYQVLLDEHGKKTGEKAEKTAPDHLLFQGSLSHGNVPVSCSFKGGTPVKKFSKNLVIDIHGTKGDLKLEGDAGFAEMSNLVLYFCGLKKEGSMNVSTGSSGAETMEVYHLRNYNSVVGNILRIYEAIADFHFRTNPRTKLPPKLERQGFLFEGFPTFKDALIVHQLIQRVIESSQQKTTLPTSFEAV
- the SUR7 gene encoding Sur7p (similar to uniprot|P54003 Saccharomyces cerevisiae YML052W SUR7 Multicopy suppressor of rvs167 mutation putative integral membrane protein); translation: MALLSVANRTVTLLFLAGNTLLLILIILSGATTSFPVKRFYWLQADTSGLGSAPSVSRWTFWGLCDYTNGNLSCNDLSPAYPISPKDNFGTTTNIPSDFISDRNTYYYLTRFSFCFFWVALAFIGVAFLLYVISWCSYSFTKVVFILSTVGALFDIAAVCLQTAASVMARNAFKDGDRDAKISATLFGIAWASVACSLYIFFGTGAAFIRRAYQSHKEYVEMQKYKEQALMYQGKQQATSEIPDAESYGINEDLEHNRATVAPETQPEAHHSGIKFFKIRRTQKAGDQESL
- a CDS encoding KLTH0C02772p (some similarities with uniprot|P50263 Saccharomyces cerevisiae YMR175W), with product MVPQFGTGFNGDLGNTLKRDLQHGSDGPQQPTRKRLKASMGSFPGRAAPAENTREAPPLIDDAVCAIAMSARQNSSDSATSSPYVEIEDYILEGYGSALINGSYNSRLSLDNITAVNYCLYDKDLEEFDDSDNGTSDGKTLVETPESQDVDMDMDMDMNMDR
- a CDS encoding uncharacterized protein (some similarities with uniprot|P47115 Saccharomyces cerevisiae YJR056C Hypothetical ORF), producing MDRLNSLEKSLPPERPATDQAIDKLNQQVTQEFKIAANAVTSLYRLSSERSSLSRHAGYAECLDDVLQQLESGRTAEELRQWCENRKHEIRGSAAAKTDSSAPTVVARTPAAPGTPASGVAAPLGSFASRDRRAKPNRASVAQADPERKIKKPRNWSNRSEP
- the CDC8 gene encoding bifunctional thymidylate/uridylate kinase (similar to uniprot|P00572 Saccharomyces cerevisiae YJR057W CDC8 Thymidylate and uridylate kinase functions in de novo biosynthesis of pyrimidine deoxyribonucleotides converts dTMP to dTDP and dUMP to dUTP essential for mitotic and meiotic DNA replication homologous to S. pombe Tmp1p): MGRGKLILIEGLDRTGKSTQAGKLTERLGPDSQLIKFPDRSTKIGGLINQYLTDPSFLLPDQAIHLLFSANRWEVAEEIKALLLEGRNVVLDRYVYSGVAYSAAKGVPGMDLRWCLQSDVGLLKPDLTLFLTNQGSELRQGFGDERYENSAFQQKVREQFSTFFNDFEDPDYSQAHIKVLETSGKSIEQVHDMVWSTTSAFMQEYADIQDFMYF